The DNA sequence CAGACCCAGCAAGACAAGAGACTCCCAGAGAGCTCCATAGAACGAGACATTTAGTGAGACAATCAAGCACTTGTCTGTGTTCACTCTGTTTTTGTAACAGTTGTCCCACACGCCTACTTTACTGATGTGGTTTTTCTGCTGAGTAGCGATTTTCAATCAGTGTTACAAAAAGTCAACTCTACAGAAGAAGTTTGTTGCAGGTATATGAATATAAATATGACTGTATATTACATTACAGGTGTTCTATAAATATGCTAGAGCGATTTAATGCAAACCCTCTGATTGTCACTTTCGTAACGCATTCTCCGTTTATGATTTTCTCGCTTCTTCTGAGCCGAAGTTTGACGCtccgtcagtcagtcagttggcCTGGGCAGGCTAGGTGAATGAATGTATCAGCAACAGTTCACCTTTACTATTCTCGTtatccgggggggggggggcgggggggggtagTCCCGTCAATCGTTTGTTCGCCAAGGCATTACCCTCCAAAATGTTCTTAACATTATCTCAAAGGGAAAAACACTAAAGAAAACTGCGTAGCAGACAATCTCCTCCCAAACCGGCGGGTCTGTGACACCTCGCCTTAACACTGAGAGTgtttttccattaaaaaaaaattaagctaAAAAATTCTGAAACGGTTGGATGCTGGGAGAGTAATGGTGCTAACAGGTTGGAACTTGATGCTTTGCAAACATTTGGCCCGGCTGCACCCTGTACCTCTTCTGCCCCCTTTACTTTcttcatgtactgtatatgtttgaGCGCAGGGAAAAAATATTACGtttgaaagtattttaaaaCTCAGATACGGGTATATTTTCTGATTCAGCACACTCTTTCACTTtagtttttcaaattttttttctttgtttttcaaaaacaaaaaccttaccagtttgttttttttctttgtaaatgttATAGCTATAAAAGTTGTATATTTTTAAAATTGTGAGTCTGTTATATGATGTTcgctataaaaaaaattattaaaaaaaagctttATAGATTTATACTGAATGAGGTCACTTGCTTCCTCGTACATTAGCGGTTAGCAGAAATATCCGTGTTGACCAGTGGCTGTTCCACGTATTCGATCTATTCTACAGCTAGTTCACCTGATTCCACTTGTCGACCAATCACATGTGAATGAACTGGACGAGCCTGTTGAGGGctacaataaatatttgaaatgtacagtggTCCTTGAGGAGAGGTTTCAGAAACACAGCCGAACCTGATGTTGATTGATTTCATTTTTATAAGTAATGTAGACACAGCCCCATGAGAAGTCACAAATGATGtcatacaaaaataacaatgttcAATTCTTCTATATAATggctatttattttctttataaaacCCCAATACAATGAAACACCAAACAAAGCATGAATTTAATTAGTGTGCTATTTAAATTACAAGCACATTTCTAACACTCCTGTTCTAAGATGACAagacaagattttttttttaattttttttaatagatttcAACATATACTTTATGATTGACTAGATCAGTGTTttccaatcctggtcctcgggactcAAAGGGGTgtacgtttttgtttttgcccaagcaacCACTCATCTGTTATAAATGTTGCccaaccacttacacacttgattgatgtaatcaacccATCATCAGATCTTtcatcaggtgtgtgagtgcttgggcaaaaaccaAAACCCTTTGGATCCCGAGGACCAGGAATGGGAAACACTGGACTAAATCTATAGGAAAATCTCTGTTATTCACATATCTCACCATCAGactatatacaggtgctggtcaaaaAATtcgaatatcatcaaaaagtttatttatttcagtaattccattcaaaaagtgaaacttgtataatgtatacattcattccaaacagactgatatatttcaagtgtttatttcttttaattttgatgattataactgacaactaatgaaaaccccaaattcagtatctcagaaatgtgaatattgtgtaaaggttcaatattgaagacacctggtgccacactctaatcagctaattaacccaaaacacctgcaaaggcctttaaatggtctctaagtctagttctgtaggcaacacaatcatggggaagaccgctaacttgacagctgtccaaaagacgaccattgacaccttgcacaaggagggcaagacacaagaggtcatagctaaagaggctggctgttcacagagctctctgtccaagcacattaatagagaggcgaagggaaggaaaagatgtggtagaaaaaagtgtacaagcaatagggataaccacaccctggagaggattgtgaaacaaaaatcattcaaaaatgtgggggagattcacaaagagtggactgcagctggagtcagtgcttcaagaaccaccatgcacagacgtatgcaagacatgggtttcagctgtcgcttTCCTTGTGTCAATCcagtctcgcctgggctaaagacaaaaaggactggactgctgctgagtggtccaaagttatgttctctgatgaaagtaaatttaccatttcctttggaaatcaaggtcccagagtctggaggaagagaggagaggcacagaatccacgttgcttgaagtccagtgtaaagtttccacagtcagtgatggggacgttttagagcacttcatgcttcctgctgctgaccaactttatggagatgcagatttcattttccaacaggacttggcacctgcacacagtgccaaagctaccagtacctggtctaaggaccatggtatccatgttcttaattggccagcaaacacacctgaccttaaccctatagaaaatctatggggtattgtgaagaggaaaatgcgatacaccagacccaacaatgcagaagagctgaaggccactattagagcaacctgggctctcgtaacacctgagcagtgccacagactgatcgattccatgccacgccgcattgctgcagtaattcaggcaaaaggagccccaactaagtattgagtgctgtacatgctcctacttttcatgttcatacttttcagttggccaacatttctaaaaatgtttttttttgtattggtcttcagtaatattctaattttcagagatactgaatttgggattttcattagttgtcagttataatcatcacaattaaaataaataatcagtctgtgtgtaatgaatgaatataatattcaagtttcactttttaaatggaattactgaaataaatcaactttttgatgatattctaatttcatgaccagcacctgtgtacAGTTACTAGTCTGCTTGCACATTTAATTTCAATCACATATTGATTATGAGGtaaatggaggaagaagaatcaACTGTTCACATTTTTCAAGATACTGTACAAACATTGTCACACAACACATTAATAGTAAATGAAAATCATGCTGACAAAAGAAATCGACATGGcaatgttattatatttttctttgtagaTTACATTTGTCAAGGCAAAACAATAAATAGCTGTAAGTGAAGTCAACTCCGCTGGACATATCAGTTCCAAACACACCTTTCTCTCCACGTCATGTTGATTTGTTCTTTGGTTTTATCCATTCTACTGACCCCATTGTGCCCACTCACACCTAGTCTTGGCTGGCTAGGTGGACAGGGGATCCTCCAGCAGGGTTACTCAGAAGGAGCTCCAGGGTTCCTTAGCACTGGGAGAAGGGGCGGGGTTGACCCTGTGACACCACCGCCATGGTCTTGTGTGTGATGGTGGGGTCTTTCCTCTGTCCACGACGTCTGGCACCTCTGCAGTAGGTTGACAGCAAACAGTGGCACTACctaaacacccacccacacatacacacacgcacacacaaaggaAGATGGTGTCTGACTGTCACTACAAGGACCTCTGCTGGAagctgcaaaatctgcagttaaCTGCTTAGGAGGATTGacagttaaaaaacaaatatttttgttttgcttttcatGAATACTTTATGTCAATATAATAACAATCTATAGACTGAAACATCATTACAAAGTTAACATAGTGtatagcagtggttcccaaccagggggaCTAGGCCCCAAGGGGTACTTGGCCAATCAACAGGGTGTACTTGAGAAGACTCATGAGATcataggcttactggtaaaTGAACACGTCAGGGGTATTCCAGGCTATTGGTGGtatagtaaccaaaaaaggCTGGGAATCAGGGGTACACTTGAGGCCTAATAGGACCCACTAAATGAGTACTAAGAAGCTAGCTGATAGCTATATTGAGGAAAATGTACTTAACATGACTAAGGGGTGAAAGTATTTATCCACCGTATCACTACCCACACACGTTTATCCTTCGTGTCAGTACCCATACACATTTATCCCTCGTGTCAGTACCCATACACATTTATCCCTCGTGTCAGTACCCACACACGTTTATCCCTCGTGTCAGTACCCACACACGTTTATCCCTCGTGTCACTACCCATACACGTTTATCCACCGTATCACTACCCTGACACGTTAATCCACCATGTGACTACCCACACATGTTTATCCCTCGTGTCATTACCCACACACGTTAATCCAACGTGTCACtacccacacacatttatccACCATATCACTACCCACAAGTTTATCCACTGTGTCACTAGCCATACACATTTATCCACCATGTCACTATCCACACACGTTAATCTAACATGTCACTACCCACACACGTTTATCCACCATGTCACTACCCACACACGTTAATCCACTGTGTCACtacccacacacatttatcacttgtgtcactacccacacacatttatccCTTGTGTCACTACCCAGACACGTTTATCCCTCTTGTCACTACCCATACATGTTTATCCACCGTGTCACTACCCACACACGTTAATCCACCTTGTCACTACCAACACAAGTTTATCCACCGTGTCACTACCAACACACGTTTATCCCTCGTGTCACTACCCACACATGTTTATCCCTCGTGTCATTACCCACACACGTTAATCCAACGTGTCACTACCCACACACATTCATCCACCATATCACTACCCACAAGTTTATCCACTGTGTCACTAGCCATACACATTTATCCACCATGTCACTATCCACACACGTTAATCTAACATGTCACTACCCACACACGTTTATCCACCATGTCACTACCCACACACGTTAATCCACTGTGTCACtacccacacacatttatccctcgtgtcactacccacacacatttatccCTTGTGTCACTACCCATACACGTTTATCCCTTGTGTCACTACCCACACACGTTTATCCACCGTGTCACTACCCACACAAGTTAATCCACCATGTCACtacccacacacatttatccCTCGTGTCACTACCCACACAAGTTTATCCCTCGTGTTACTACCCACACAAGTTTATCCCTCGTGTCACTACCCACACACGTTTATCCCTCATGTCAttaccaacacatgtttatAACCTCGTGTCACTACCCACACACGTTTATCTGGTCTCAAAATCATTTCAGCGTTCAAGAACCTTAGAGTATGAAAAGGGCcagctgttaaaaaaaaaggacaaatgtaattaaatgacAGAACAACTGTCATTGGCAGTCAAGTGTTTTTTTGCGCATTTTGCAGCGAAGGCTTCCCATTTTAAACCAACTTGCAAGTTTTCAAAAAAGCTGATAATGCACTCATGATAAACAATGGCCTGGTCTGAGTTTCATTTAAGTCATTGAAATAGGCTCACATTTTCCTGGTGTGGCATACCAACACTATTTTTGCCAGGAAACCATCCCAATCTGTGCCATCTTACTTTCACACCTGCTATGGTTGTCTCAGCTAACCACCATAAGACAAAAGCactaactgtaagttgctcttgTGTCACTACCCACACACGTTTATCCACCGTGTCACTACCCAGACATGTTTATCCCACGTGTCACTACCCACACATGTTAATCCACCGTGTGACTACCCACACACGTTTATCCACCATGTTGATACCCAAACACGTTTATCCCTCGTGTCACTACCTAAACACGTTAATACACTGTCACTACCAACACACGTTTATCCCTCGTGTCACTACCCACACACGTTAAACCACTGTGCCACTACCCACATACATTTATCCCTCGTGTCACTACCCACATACATTTATCCCTCGTGTCACTACCCACACACGTTAATCCACCGTGTCACTACCCACACCAGTTTATCCACCAGGTCACTACCCACACACGTTAAACCACTGTGTCACTACCCACACGTTTATCCCTCGTGTCACTACCCACACACGTTTATCCCTCATGTCACTACCAACACACATTTATCCCTCGTGTCACTACCCACACACGTTTATCCACCATGTCACTACCCACACACGTTTATCCACCATGTTGATACCCAAACACGTTTATCCCTCGTGTCACTTCCCAAAAACGTTAATACACCGTGTCACTACCAACACACGTTTATCCCTCGTGTCACTACCCACACACGTTTATCCACCATGTCACTACCCACACACGTTAATCCACTGTGTCACTACCCACATACATTTATCCCACGTGTCACTACCCACACACGTTAATCCACTGTGTCACtacccacacacatttatccCTTTTGTACTTACCCACACACTTTTATCCCTCGTGTCACTACCCACACACGTTTATCCCTCGTGTCACTACCCACACACGTTTATCCCTCGTGTCACTACCCACACACGTTTATCCCTTGTGTCACtacccacacacatttatccCTCGTGTCACTACCCACACAAGTTTATCCCTCGTGGAAGTGAAGGCTTCCCATTTTAAACCAACTTGCAAGTTTTCAAAAAAGCTGATAATTCACTCATGATAAACAATGGCCTGGTCTGAGTTTCATTTAAGTCATTGAAATAGGCTCACATTTTCCTGGTGTGGCATACCAACACTATTTTTGCCAGGAAACCATCTCAAACTGTGCCATCTTACTTTCACACCTGCTATGGTTGTCTCAGCTAACCACCATAAGACAAAAGCactaactgtaagttgctcttgTGTCACTACCCACACACGTTTATCCACTGTGTCACTACCCAGACACGTTTATCCCACGTGTCACTACCCACACATGTTAATCCACCCTGTGACTACCCACACACGTTTATCCACCGTGTCACTACCCACACACGTTAATCCACTGTGTCACTACCCACACACGTTTATCCACCGTGTTGATACCCAAACACATTTATCCCTCGTGTCACTTCCCAAACACGTTAATACACAGTGTCACTACCAACACACGTTTATCCCTCGTGTCACTGCCCACACACGTTTATCCACAATGTCACTACCTACACACGTTAATCCACTGTGTCACtacccacacacatttatccCTTGTGTCACTACCCACACACTTTTATCCCTCGTGTCACTACCCACACACGTTAATCCACTGTGTGACTACTAACACAAGTTTATCCACCGTGTCACTACCCACACACGTTAATCCACTGTGTCACTACCCACACAAGTTTATCCTCCGTGTCACTACCCACACATGTTTATCCCTCGTGTCAGTACCCACACACGTTTATCCACCATTTCACTACCCACACACGTTTATCCCTCATGTCACTACCCACACACGTTTATTCACCGTATCACTACCCACACACGTTTGTCCACCGTGTTGATACCCAAACACGTTTATCCCTCGTGTCACTTCCCAAACACGTTAATACACTGTCACTACCAACACACGTTTATCCCTTGTGTCACTACCCACACACGTTAAACCACTGTGTCACTACCCACATACATTTATCCCCTCGTGTCACTACCCACATACATTTATCACTCGTGTCACTACCCACACACGTTAATCCACCGTGTCACTACCCACACAAGTTCATCCACCGGGTCACTACCCACACACGTTAATCCACCGTGTCACTACCCACACGTTTATCCACCATGTCACTACCCACACACGTTTATCCACCATGTTGATACCCAAACAAGTTTATCCCTCGTGTCACTTCCCAAACACGTTTATCCACCATGTCACTACCCACACACGTTAATCCACTGTGTCACTACCAACACACATTTATCCCTCGTGTCACTACCCACACACGTTAATCCACTGTGTCACtacccacacacatttatccCTTTTGTACTTACCCACACACTTTTATCCCTCGTGTCACTACCCACACACGTTTATCCCTCGAGTCACTACCCACACACGTTTATCCCTCGTGTCACTACCCACACACGTTTATCCCTTGTGTCACtacccacacacatttatccCTCGTGTCACTACCCACACACGTTTATCCCTCGAGTCACTACCCACACACGTTTATCCCTCGTGTCACTACCCACACACGTTTATCCCTCGTGTCACTACCCACACACGTTTATCCCTTGTGTCACtacccacacacatttatccCTCATGTCAttaccaacacatgtttatAACCTTGTGTCACTACCCACACACGTTTATCCGGTATCAAAATCATTTCAGAGTTCAAAAACCTTAGAGTATGAAAAGGGCcagctgttaaaaaaaaaggacaaatgtaattaaatgacAGGACGACTGTCATTGGCAGTCAAGTGTTTTTTTGCGCATTTTGCAGCGAAGGCTGCCCATTTTAAACCAACTTGCAAGTTTTCAAAAAAGCTGATAATGCACTCATGATAAACAATGGCCCGGTCTGCGTTTCATTTAAGTCATTGATATAGGCTCACATTTTCCTGGTGTGGCATACCAACACTATTTTTGCCAGGACACCATCCCAAACTGTGCCAGCTTACTTTCACACCTGCTATGGTTGTCTCAGCTAACCACCATAAGACAAAAGCactaactgtaagttgctcGTGTCACTACCCACACAAGTTTATCCACCGTATCACTAAACACACACGTTTATCCCTCGTGTCACTATCTACACACGTTTATTCCTTGTGTCGCTACCCACACACGTTTATCCATCGTGTCCCtacccacacacatttatccACCGTATCACTAAACACACACGTTTATCCACCTCACAACTCCAAAACCATTAGCCACCTGTGCAATGATCAGCTTCCTGCTTCTCGGTTGGCTGGCATCCGGAAACTCCTCCCCAAAGCAGAGGTCAATCTCATATTGAGGCTTGGGTCCCGTCCCCTGGAGGTAGTCCTGGAGCTCTGTGAAAAAAttaggggagggatggaggtcAGGGCATTAGGTTTAACGCCACATCCCACGTGTTTCCTCGACCAAAGCCGCACCAAAGTCCCCCCCCCGTACCTTTCAAGAACACGGGTATGTCCAGCAGCTTGCAGGTTTTGTCTCTTTCCAGCTTGTTGGGCCTGTCCGTGTGCCGGGCCAAAGGTCCTTTCCAGTACACCCTGCCCTGGCAGAACCGCTTGATAAACACCCCGTCTGGAGCCACCCACACCAGGACACCCCTCTCCAGGTGGCCAAGCAAGCGGCCCATTGCATCAGCGATaccgggggggagggggacgaCCCCCGGTGGCGGGAAGAAGACCTGCTGGGCTGAGCAGGGGCCATAAATCCTTTCATTCCCGACGGGTACATGACCGTGCAGGATGAAACAGCCATCTGGGGTGCTGGTGGTCACGTCCACAACCAGCTGGCCCTGGTAGAACAGACACACCCGAACAGACAAGTCTGGACACAAacggacacacatacacacacacacaaagaatcgcaaaaataaatgcatcagTCCAGAATTAACACCCAAATAACCAACACATCCAAAGCCCTCCCATTTTCTTACCAGAAATCAAGGTCATAGGGTTGACTAGGGAGAGGGGAACGGAGCTGCCCCTCTGAGGACTACCTGTGCTGGGCCAATAATAAACGTGATCCCCCACCACACCCTCTGGATaggagagaacacacacaatgcaaGAATCGGCACTGTACAGTTATTCAGCCGCCAGTCACAAGTACCTGGAGAGTGACACCTACCGCCAGCGTGGACTCCCGCCTCCCTGGCCTCCGATTCCCTATGGCAGCCAAACTGAGGAGAGACAAAAATTCACGGCAAATCACCAGACGTGCTTGGGATGTTCACCACCAATGTGGATACATGATGCTACGTAGTCAGCACCAATGTTGTCCTCTAGGTGGCGGCAGCTATGCACCTGTTAGGCTGTACAGCACTGTACGCCAATCTGATGAGTTACCTGTGGATTGTGGGTGTTCCTCTGCGGAGCGACCGGGTGGGTGGCCCGAACGATCACCTTACTCTCCGTCCGAGGTGATTCTGAGAGAGACGTGTGTAGGGTAAACCGTCACACTTTAAACCCATAATGGGCTCTGAGCTCTCTGGATTggcaggacagaggagagaactCTAACGTTCTGTCAGTACCTGAGTCTCGGACTGTCTCCGTCTCAGCCTGGATGCGATAGACTTTGTAGGGCTCTGAGATGTCCAGCTGGCTACGGTCTGGGACCTCCTGGAAGTCAGTGCTCTTGTTCAGGGCACAGCGAAGACGCGTCTTCCAAGTGGTGGGGTCTGCCTTGTCGCTTCCCTCCCGATACTTCCCTTTATACACTGCCCATGCCTGATACAAATTagtgtttcacacacacatacatacatacagacacaaacacacgcacgcatacaaCATTAATAAAGATTGGGCGCATGTTGCCATATACAAAATACTGATTTTGTGACTAATGAACAGTGAAAGCATATACAATGTCCACATGGACATTCAAAGCAATGCATGAATgactaaaaatatattaaatgttttattgtcctTAATATTAGGCTACGCTGTATTGGCCGAAATCACTATATTTCTACGTAAACGATACATAGGTATATTGCCACAAAACACCACCTAGGTTTTCTTTCATGATTTATTACAATTTCAGTAGAATACAATGGACGAAATGTATAAACATTTGAACCTTGAATAGTGCTGCATCTTCATTTAGAATATAGTCTTGTTTTGCCGCGTGTTTCCATGGGATCCTGAACATAGTTTTGTCCTCGTTCTCCCAGGTGAGTCCAGCGTAACTTCTGCTGTCTATCTGCGCTATCATCCACTCTCTCAGACGCATGTTCTTGACTGCCTCATCCATcttgaaaaaacacattaaacaaatatCTTACTcccaacaaaaatgtaaacttaaTTTTGTTCGGCCTATTCACGAACAGATCGCAGTTTGCACGTGtataataaacacatacatagACATAAAGCTTGGAACACAAATGTAACGAAAATAAGTATGACGAAAGTAAGGCTACgtaatattgttattgttaattGAAAGTACACGGCCGAATAAAAAAAGCAAATGCACCCAAAAAAGTTGATAGCGCATTATCGGAGCgtcttaaaaatgaaaatgaaagaaagaagtGGGAGAGGGCATACTTTCGGTTTCCAAAGAGATTTGAGGACTCGCATGTATCGCAATGAGTGCAGGGGGTGTGAAGTTGCAGTGAAAACGAGGCGGGGTTACACACAAtgtgacaataaaatgcaaggAAATCCAGGAAATACCTGTAAATTTTACCTGTTTATTAATTGGATTAACAAGAAATATCCCCATGTAGTCGTGATGAAATAAACCTACTGCATGACATTAAAACCAGTATCAAAATTATATGATGATATGAAGCAATACAATTTAGTCTCTTTATTCTTAGTCATATAGTTATTTTTCTCCCTGACTGGCCTGTGCTTTCCTTTCCCCTTTTCATAGAAACGCGGAGTCTTTCAAAATTAATAACTCCAACAACATCCgtttattttatgaatgtgttgtaaCAGGACGGACATAGAGCGTGGATTTTCGTAATTGGaagttataataaataataaaaacgcATCCACA is a window from the Esox lucius isolate fEsoLuc1 chromosome 12, fEsoLuc1.pri, whole genome shotgun sequence genome containing:
- the irf10 gene encoding LOW QUALITY PROTEIN: interferon regulatory factor 10 (The sequence of the model RefSeq protein was modified relative to this genomic sequence to represent the inferred CDS: inserted 2 bases in 1 codon); this encodes MRVLKSLWKPKMDEAVKNMRLREWMIAQIDSRSYAGLTWENEDKTMFRIPWKHAAKQDYILNEDAALFKAWAVYKGKYREGSDKADPTTWKTRLRCALNKSTDFQEVPDRSQLDISEPYKVYRIQAETETVRDSESPRTESKVIVRATHPVAPQRNTHNPQFGCHRESEAREAGVHAGEGVVGDHVYYWPSTGSPQRGSSVPLSLVNPMTLISDLSVRVCLFYQGQLVVDVTTSTPDGCFILHGHVPVGNERIYGPCSAQQVFFPPPGVVPLPPGIADAMGRLLGHLERGVLVWVAPDGVFIKRFCQGRVYWKGPLARHTDRPNKLERDKTCKLLDIPVFLKELQDYLQGTGPKPQYEIDLCFGEEFPDASQPRSRKLIIAQVVPLFAVNLLQRCQTSWTEERPHHHXHKTMAVVSQGQPRPFSQC